In [Limnothrix rosea] IAM M-220, one DNA window encodes the following:
- a CDS encoding Cas10/Cmr2 second palm domain-containing protein: MANYYLVLLETSGNQNFIFSTNKLKENIGASELTYQAGTFWVSWAVDQVNQQTSFKKCSSSEEFRKALNSQSKLEETPTQNAEILVGASGKALVLTRSEEIAKKIIGQVTHRALKKAPGLDIAGVFVPVEDWGKDGSLHQAIAEVHKEFEKMRSGRPSPINRFLRLPIIADCAVSELPAGTFEKLTKAQEHDGKTPSRISLVSSVKREIAPKAIERLQAIAKPYQLFRTINDLEKFEEELSWLAIVHADGNGLGQIFLNLDKYIDTDNRIYADKFRDFSLALDECTEAAFRSALSVFADDKPDEKDKKAIPIVPLIVGGDDLTVVCHGEYALEFTRVFLQEFEKQTADHKDIKAIAKKAFGVGKLSACAGISIIKPHFPFSVAYHLAERLIKSAKTVKETVTCVPTDQIEENTPFPCSAIDFHILYDSSGADFDEIRDRLTPEKNVYLHNRPYVVSEALEEAEDTGQQWAASHDWSALATKIEELNRSETDPKYKDRPKLARSQCGELRSALHINKKVADAKYQLIRQRYHTQIFEEDQTQKSLFHQDSDHHYSTSFLDALDARDFLTNAENVDNRTTGDDQ; this comes from the coding sequence ATGGCGAATTATTATTTAGTACTTCTCGAAACATCTGGTAATCAAAATTTTATTTTTTCGACCAATAAACTCAAAGAGAATATCGGTGCTTCAGAGTTAACCTATCAAGCTGGCACTTTTTGGGTAAGTTGGGCTGTAGATCAGGTGAATCAACAAACAAGCTTTAAAAAATGTTCTTCTTCTGAAGAATTTAGAAAAGCATTAAACAGTCAATCTAAATTAGAAGAAACGCCAACACAAAATGCAGAAATTTTAGTGGGTGCTTCAGGCAAAGCATTGGTGCTCACTCGTTCTGAGGAAATAGCAAAGAAAATTATTGGGCAAGTTACCCATAGAGCATTAAAAAAAGCACCCGGCTTAGATATTGCTGGTGTATTTGTTCCAGTAGAAGATTGGGGCAAGGATGGTTCTCTGCATCAGGCGATCGCCGAGGTTCACAAAGAATTTGAAAAGATGCGATCTGGTCGTCCATCACCGATCAATCGATTTTTGAGATTACCGATTATTGCTGACTGTGCCGTTAGTGAATTACCTGCCGGCACATTTGAAAAATTAACGAAAGCACAAGAACACGACGGAAAAACACCCAGCAGAATTTCTCTAGTTAGTTCAGTTAAAAGAGAAATCGCTCCCAAAGCCATCGAAAGATTGCAGGCGATCGCCAAACCCTATCAACTTTTTAGGACTATCAATGATTTAGAAAAATTTGAAGAAGAGTTATCTTGGCTGGCGATCGTCCATGCTGATGGCAATGGCTTAGGGCAGATTTTCCTGAATCTGGATAAATACATTGATACAGATAATCGCATCTATGCTGACAAGTTCAGGGATTTTTCCCTCGCTCTGGATGAATGTACAGAAGCCGCTTTTCGGTCAGCACTTAGTGTTTTTGCTGACGATAAACCTGATGAAAAAGACAAAAAAGCAATACCAATCGTGCCGCTGATTGTTGGTGGCGATGATCTAACCGTTGTTTGTCACGGAGAATATGCCCTCGAATTCACACGGGTTTTCTTGCAAGAGTTTGAAAAGCAAACTGCTGATCATAAGGATATTAAGGCGATCGCCAAAAAAGCATTTGGTGTGGGTAAATTGTCCGCTTGTGCAGGCATATCTATTATCAAACCCCATTTCCCGTTCTCTGTGGCCTATCACCTCGCGGAAAGACTGATCAAATCAGCCAAAACAGTCAAAGAAACAGTCACTTGTGTACCCACTGATCAAATTGAGGAAAATACGCCGTTTCCCTGCTCTGCCATTGACTTTCATATTCTCTACGACAGTAGTGGCGCAGACTTTGACGAGATTCGCGATCGCCTAACACCCGAAAAAAATGTCTATCTCCACAATCGTCCCTATGTGGTGAGTGAAGCATTAGAAGAAGCAGAAGATACAGGGCAACAATGGGCAGCAAGCCATGATTGGTCAGCTCTGGCAACAAAGATCGAAGAACTCAATCGCTCCGAAACTGATCCTAAATATAAAGACCGACCCAAGTTAGCCCGTAGCCAGTGTGGTGAGCTTAGAAGTGCGTTGCATATTAATAAAAAAGTCGCTGATGCTAAATATCAACTCATTCGCCAACGCTATCACACCCAAATCTTTGAAGAAGATCAAACCCAAAAGTCTCTATTTCATCAGGACAGTGATCATCATTATTCGACTTCCTTCCTTGATGCCCTCGATGCTAGAGATTTTTTGACAAATGCTGAAAATGTCGACAACCGGACAACAGGAGATGATCAATAA
- a CDS encoding HAD-IA family hydrolase, with protein MKQKPKVIFFDAVGTLFGVKEGVGKTYAKIAKKNGVETDPDVLEKAFRAAFKRSKAPIFPGVDSFQIPEKEFQWWEAIAHDTFKEAGVIDKFEDFPGFFTQLYAHFATPDPWFVFQDVMPSIKIWHAQGIELGLISNFDSRLFAIVELLDMKPYFSSITISSIVGAAKPDSKMFLSALDKHNCLPSQAWHIGDSQLEDYEGAVKLGMKAFLLERSPEQRFPYSRQD; from the coding sequence ATGAAGCAAAAGCCGAAGGTGATTTTTTTCGACGCAGTGGGCACTTTATTTGGTGTCAAAGAAGGTGTGGGAAAAACCTATGCCAAAATTGCTAAAAAAAATGGCGTAGAGACCGATCCAGATGTCCTTGAAAAGGCTTTTCGTGCGGCATTTAAGCGATCAAAAGCGCCCATTTTTCCCGGTGTGGATTCATTTCAAATTCCCGAAAAAGAGTTTCAATGGTGGGAGGCGATCGCCCACGATACCTTTAAAGAAGCGGGTGTCATTGACAAATTTGAAGACTTTCCCGGATTTTTCACCCAGCTTTACGCCCACTTTGCCACGCCTGATCCTTGGTTCGTGTTTCAGGATGTTATGCCTTCGATTAAAATTTGGCACGCCCAAGGCATAGAGCTAGGTTTAATCTCGAATTTTGATTCTCGCCTCTTCGCTATTGTCGAGTTGCTTGATATGAAGCCGTATTTCAGCAGTATTACGATTTCCTCTATTGTCGGAGCTGCGAAACCTGACAGCAAGATGTTTTTGTCCGCCCTCGATAAACACAATTGTTTACCATCCCAAGCGTGGCACATTGGCGATAGTCAGCTAGAGGATTATGAGGGGGCGGTAAAACTAGGTATGAAGGCGTTTCTTTTAGAGCGATCGCCAGAGCAACGTTTCCCCTATAGTCGTCAAGATTAA
- a CDS encoding RAMP superfamily CRISPR-associated protein — protein MPQLPQNLSFTIQIKMTSDWHVGSGNGYGEVDSAVQRDHDNLPYIPAKTLTGILRDGCEQAAIALDGGKKTGQWHNWINFIFGDQPALAEGAIEPAPRPAVVSIGSAYLDNDLRDALKAKKGLKEAIAFIKPGVAIDPKTGSAEPQCLRFEEVVRMGAVLNADIGLDFSPYEPVDQTTKEIVYALILAGTKLVERLGGKRRRGNGNCEITTDASRDKWLRWFKDNYSDIEEPPSFNKEESADEDNSLLVQNPQPITVNNTETWWRIPLRIKTLSPVVIPKRTVGNVVESLDYIPGRYFIGHLHRKIGQSLDLNGAIATNQIIITNATVEIAGRAGKPTPFCLFGKKLGGGLSKGKSVYNRFVEAEPKGIQLKGERGGYVGAFDDEQLPDHHSIKLGVNTHNTVQDEVQRPTSDVGGVYSYQAIPINTIFRAEIRIPQSLKTELDQTQDWQNKLDGILRIGQSKKDQYGKIKISVERPEALPTQKSLKGNLLSLWFLSDVLLRDERLQPTTDPEVLRQVLEKELQVTLTKRDDDELMSLMMRSQRNESWQVRWGLPRPTMLGWQAGSCLVYQVEGDINPQKLAELEAKGIGDRRVEGYGQISFNDPLLTAELSKLEREDSKSQPDSSPPQPIASNSKSFEYARLIETAAWRKKIQDMALAIAADPEKREEILGLRITDDQSHPSMSQLGGLRSVIRNLQSPQDISKVTSWFDALKKTANRREKWDKTDDGLDKIRTLVTNDQIIWRHFSDINWQSIKITEDGKSSLKTELWAEAVRTLVDAIVRGHKRDLEKAQDNIREEAA, from the coding sequence ATGCCACAGTTACCACAAAATCTTAGTTTCACAATCCAAATAAAGATGACCAGTGACTGGCACGTCGGTTCTGGTAATGGTTATGGAGAAGTTGATAGTGCCGTCCAGCGAGATCACGATAATTTGCCTTACATTCCAGCGAAAACTTTAACGGGGATTCTGCGGGATGGTTGCGAGCAGGCGGCAATCGCCCTTGATGGTGGCAAAAAAACGGGTCAATGGCATAACTGGATTAATTTTATTTTCGGTGACCAACCCGCTCTAGCTGAGGGAGCTATCGAACCTGCCCCGCGTCCCGCCGTCGTTTCCATTGGGTCAGCCTATTTGGATAATGATTTGCGAGATGCCCTCAAAGCGAAGAAGGGACTAAAAGAGGCGATCGCCTTCATTAAACCCGGTGTTGCGATTGATCCAAAAACTGGTTCTGCTGAACCTCAATGCCTGAGATTCGAGGAGGTTGTCAGAATGGGCGCGGTATTGAATGCAGATATCGGTCTAGACTTTTCCCCATATGAACCTGTTGACCAAACGACGAAAGAAATTGTTTATGCTTTGATCCTTGCTGGTACAAAACTCGTAGAAAGACTAGGCGGTAAGCGACGACGGGGGAATGGTAATTGCGAAATTACAACAGATGCGAGTAGAGATAAATGGTTGCGATGGTTTAAAGATAATTATTCAGATATCGAAGAACCGCCATCATTCAACAAAGAAGAATCTGCGGACGAAGATAACTCTCTTCTTGTTCAAAATCCCCAACCAATAACAGTAAACAATACGGAAACATGGTGGCGCATTCCGTTGAGAATTAAAACACTTTCTCCTGTCGTCATTCCCAAACGTACTGTCGGTAACGTTGTTGAATCTTTGGATTACATTCCCGGACGCTATTTCATTGGTCATCTGCACCGCAAAATTGGTCAATCTCTAGATTTAAATGGGGCGATCGCCACCAATCAAATCATCATTACCAATGCCACAGTCGAAATAGCTGGAAGAGCAGGGAAACCAACGCCATTTTGTTTATTTGGCAAAAAGCTTGGCGGTGGCTTGAGCAAAGGGAAAAGTGTTTATAACCGTTTCGTCGAAGCAGAACCTAAGGGCATTCAACTGAAAGGCGAACGAGGTGGATATGTTGGTGCTTTTGATGACGAGCAGCTCCCTGATCACCACAGCATCAAACTAGGAGTTAATACCCACAACACTGTTCAAGATGAAGTGCAGCGACCCACCAGTGATGTCGGCGGTGTTTATAGCTATCAGGCGATTCCCATAAACACCATTTTTCGAGCGGAGATTCGTATTCCTCAAAGTCTGAAAACAGAGCTTGATCAAACACAAGACTGGCAGAATAAGCTCGATGGAATTTTACGCATTGGTCAGTCAAAAAAAGATCAGTACGGCAAAATTAAAATTTCCGTTGAGCGTCCAGAAGCCTTACCCACTCAAAAATCCCTCAAGGGAAATCTGCTATCTCTTTGGTTTCTCTCAGATGTGCTGCTACGGGATGAGCGTCTGCAACCCACAACCGATCCAGAGGTTTTGCGACAGGTTTTAGAAAAAGAATTACAGGTTACTCTCACCAAACGCGATGATGACGAATTAATGTCACTGATGATGCGATCGCAGCGTAATGAATCATGGCAAGTGCGTTGGGGTCTGCCGCGTCCGACCATGCTCGGTTGGCAAGCTGGGAGCTGTCTGGTTTATCAAGTTGAGGGGGATATTAATCCACAGAAATTAGCAGAGTTAGAAGCAAAAGGCATTGGCGATCGCCGGGTGGAAGGTTACGGACAAATTAGCTTTAATGATCCACTACTCACCGCAGAGTTATCAAAATTAGAGCGAGAAGATTCAAAATCCCAGCCTGATTCTTCGCCACCACAACCCATTGCCAGTAACAGTAAATCTTTTGAATATGCCCGGCTCATTGAAACAGCTGCATGGCGTAAAAAAATTCAGGATATGGCACTGGCGATCGCCGCAGATCCAGAAAAACGAGAAGAAATTCTTGGACTCAGAATTACTGACGATCAAAGTCATCCATCCATGAGCCAGCTTGGAGGTCTGAGATCTGTTATCCGTAACCTCCAAAGTCCCCAAGATATCAGCAAAGTAACGAGTTGGTTTGATGCCCTCAAAAAGACGGCTAACCGAAGAGAAAAATGGGATAAAACCGACGATGGTCTCGACAAAATCAGAACGCTCGTGACGAACGATCAAATTATTTGGAGGCATTTTTCTGACATTAACTGGCAGTCAATCAAAATTACGGAGGATGGTAAGTCAAGCCTAAAAACTGAACTCTGGGCAGAAGCCGTTAGAACTCTAGTTGATGCCATCGTCCGGGGTCACAAGCGGGATTTAGAGAAAGCACAAGACAACATTCGCGAGGAGGCAGCATAA
- a CDS encoding TIGR03985 family CRISPR-associated protein: MVDIEYLAKPTPELLGWLSGGQLGNRFGRSIRLWFLITRFYLPEYDWRSSLPQPFSYPQLRDRLFAPTHNLQEQSTREAVSATCANSDCICQRTAGELVFAQVSLDRQLWLERVAQLAGFSASELEKNIAAFPFQTVHRSLRDDLKYLVETGWLEKPKQGRYQLKVLQALPKPPPNLLVNTVAAPLATAQQRDLLHVLQAIAFVQPNLEIMADRLWQQVTQSGSMPSVQQRLFVHLDYILPDQTQERVDDYQVTLERLWEMPQGAVIQFETWVARQERLVTATVYPVCLHYIRRAKYLSAYRLNGTDELEWHNYRLDRIISPQLKVLPWGSTEIPAALKLLRDRGRLPTSAEIESALEEAWGFDFYLPKVFLIMRFARKFARWYVADSVRHPTFKCLAYGELRQVVEAHFSDIKERRKILALIERRSPEDAYYGGWIRWRDTNVLMRLRDWRPNGEVLAPLVVREKMREEVAIESQFYRD, translated from the coding sequence ATGGTGGACATCGAGTATTTAGCCAAGCCCACGCCAGAATTACTGGGTTGGCTCAGTGGTGGTCAGCTGGGCAATCGGTTTGGGCGGAGCATTCGTCTTTGGTTTCTGATTACGCGTTTCTATTTGCCTGAATATGATTGGCGGTCTAGTTTGCCGCAGCCGTTTAGTTATCCTCAGTTGCGCGATCGCCTGTTTGCGCCGACCCATAATCTTCAGGAACAGAGCACCCGCGAGGCTGTATCGGCGACTTGTGCGAACTCGGATTGTATCTGTCAGCGGACGGCGGGGGAATTAGTGTTTGCGCAGGTGAGTCTAGATCGACAGTTGTGGTTAGAACGGGTGGCTCAGTTAGCAGGTTTTAGTGCATCGGAGTTAGAAAAAAATATTGCTGCTTTTCCGTTTCAGACGGTGCATCGGTCGCTACGGGATGATTTGAAATATCTTGTGGAAACGGGTTGGCTAGAGAAGCCGAAACAGGGTCGTTATCAACTTAAAGTGCTCCAAGCTTTGCCGAAACCACCGCCAAATTTATTGGTGAATACTGTCGCGGCTCCCCTCGCAACGGCTCAACAGCGGGATCTCCTCCATGTGCTTCAGGCGATCGCCTTTGTGCAGCCAAATCTGGAAATTATGGCGGATCGGCTCTGGCAGCAGGTAACGCAATCGGGTTCTATGCCGTCGGTGCAGCAGCGATTGTTTGTGCATTTGGACTATATTTTGCCGGATCAAACTCAGGAGCGGGTTGATGACTATCAAGTGACCCTCGAACGGCTCTGGGAAATGCCGCAGGGTGCGGTGATTCAGTTTGAGACTTGGGTGGCGCGGCAGGAGAGGCTCGTAACGGCTACGGTGTATCCGGTCTGTCTGCATTACATTCGTCGGGCGAAATATCTCAGTGCTTATCGTCTGAATGGGACGGATGAGCTGGAATGGCACAACTACCGTCTGGATCGCATCATCTCGCCGCAGTTAAAGGTTTTGCCTTGGGGGTCTACAGAAATTCCGGCAGCTCTAAAGCTTCTCCGCGACAGGGGACGGCTACCGACTTCGGCGGAGATTGAGTCGGCTTTGGAGGAGGCTTGGGGGTTTGATTTTTATTTGCCAAAGGTATTTTTGATTATGCGGTTTGCGCGGAAGTTTGCGCGGTGGTATGTGGCGGACTCGGTACGGCATCCGACGTTTAAGTGTTTGGCCTATGGAGAGTTACGGCAGGTTGTGGAAGCGCATTTTTCTGACATAAAGGAGCGGCGGAAAATTTTGGCTCTTATTGAGAGGCGATCGCCGGAGGATGCTTATTATGGGGGCTGGATTCGGTGGCGGGATACGAATGTGTTGATGCGCTTGCGGGATTGGCGACCGAATGGGGAGGTGCTTGCGCCTTTGGTAGTGCGGGAGAAGATGCGCGAGGAAGTGGCGATCGAGTCGCAGTTTTATCGGGATTAA
- the crn3 gene encoding CRISPR-associated ring nuclease Crn3/Csx3, producing MDTPTIQLHLSPSRQYQNLSYQVLRIELTAGDRLTNPGELPKLSIPAHLDTRGGVIISGRAPIWLYSYLVHELHPTAWVACYDPRLGAVVVATHSTQTTIGQVLPINPNDVPPAQHLSPAVMIVGPPDSGKSVLSHSLFQALIPQYPNIYLERANWDGEGNWILETPLTPIQQKEHKLKNKGKPTETFFQVHAQGILNLRRQKDLVLVDVGGRIDPQKDPVLEACSHYLIISSKPEAIAGWHEFCRDRGNLTPLGVIHSTLEDTLEIHQQEPYFEITCGSWQRGKETTIPDIVLKRCRTLIFSR from the coding sequence ATGGACACCCCCACTATTCAGCTTCATCTTTCACCATCGCGACAGTACCAAAATTTGTCCTATCAGGTCTTGAGGATCGAACTCACCGCAGGCGATCGCCTCACCAACCCCGGCGAATTACCCAAGCTCAGTATTCCTGCCCACCTAGATACTAGAGGCGGCGTGATCATTTCCGGTCGTGCCCCCATCTGGCTTTATAGCTACCTCGTCCATGAACTACACCCCACCGCCTGGGTCGCCTGCTATGACCCCAGACTAGGCGCAGTTGTCGTCGCCACCCACTCCACCCAAACCACCATTGGGCAAGTTTTACCCATTAACCCAAACGATGTCCCGCCCGCTCAACATTTATCCCCCGCTGTCATGATCGTTGGCCCACCCGATAGCGGCAAAAGCGTTTTATCCCACAGCCTATTTCAAGCTTTAATTCCCCAATATCCAAACATTTATCTAGAGCGGGCAAACTGGGATGGCGAAGGCAACTGGATTCTCGAAACGCCCCTCACCCCCATTCAACAAAAAGAACACAAACTCAAAAATAAAGGCAAACCGACAGAGACATTTTTTCAAGTCCATGCCCAAGGTATCCTCAACCTCCGTCGCCAAAAAGACCTAGTACTCGTCGATGTTGGGGGACGCATCGACCCACAAAAAGACCCAGTCCTAGAAGCCTGTAGCCACTACCTCATTATCAGTTCCAAACCAGAGGCGATCGCCGGATGGCATGAATTTTGTCGAGATCGCGGTAATCTCACTCCCCTCGGTGTCATTCACAGCACCCTAGAAGACACCCTAGAAATCCATCAACAAGAACCCTATTTTGAAATCACTTGTGGTTCGTGGCAAAGGGGAAAAGAGACGACAATTCCAGACATTGTTTTGAAACGTTGCCGGACATTAATTTTCTCCCGCTAA
- a CDS encoding NAD(P)/FAD-dependent oxidoreductase, with product MSQKHIVIIGGGFAGLYTALRLMDFPWDAATRPEITLIDRQDHFVFSPLLYELITEEMEPWEVAPRYAKLLENSFIKHLQAQVTSVDVAAQTVICDDQVNVAYDYLVIAAGGTTKIIDIPGLKENAIPFKTLDDALRLKEKLRLLEQSDAEKIRVAVVGGGYSGVELVCKLADRLGDRGRLRLVDRGTEILENTPKFNQTAGREALEAKKVWVDYETSVVALTDKTISLEYKDKVDELPVDLVMWTVGNAIAPWIKDLALPHADNGRLEISKHLQVKDHPHIFALGDVAQLEKEIPMTAQVAIQQADVCAWNLRSLIEEKPLLTFNFFNLGEMLTLGEDNATLSGLGIELDGNLAHLARRMVYLYRLPTWQHQLNVGLNWMVQPLVKLLANQES from the coding sequence ATGAGCCAAAAGCACATCGTTATTATCGGCGGCGGTTTTGCCGGATTGTACACAGCCCTGCGTCTGATGGACTTTCCTTGGGATGCTGCAACCCGTCCTGAGATTACCCTAATTGATCGTCAGGATCATTTTGTGTTTAGTCCCCTGCTCTATGAATTAATTACCGAGGAAATGGAGCCATGGGAAGTGGCACCTCGTTACGCCAAACTTTTAGAAAATAGTTTTATTAAACATCTCCAAGCGCAAGTGACTAGCGTCGATGTGGCTGCGCAAACGGTGATTTGTGACGATCAAGTTAATGTCGCCTACGATTATTTGGTCATTGCAGCGGGGGGCACAACGAAAATTATCGACATCCCCGGCCTCAAGGAAAATGCAATTCCCTTTAAAACCTTAGATGACGCGCTACGCCTTAAGGAAAAATTACGCCTTTTAGAACAGTCTGATGCTGAAAAAATTCGGGTAGCTGTAGTTGGCGGCGGCTATAGCGGTGTGGAATTAGTTTGTAAATTAGCAGATCGCCTAGGCGATCGCGGTCGTCTCAGGCTCGTAGATCGAGGGACTGAAATTTTAGAAAATACTCCCAAGTTTAACCAAACCGCAGGTCGAGAAGCCCTCGAAGCTAAAAAAGTTTGGGTGGACTACGAAACAAGCGTTGTTGCCCTGACGGATAAAACCATTAGCCTCGAATATAAAGACAAAGTCGATGAGCTCCCTGTCGATCTGGTGATGTGGACAGTCGGTAATGCGATCGCCCCGTGGATTAAAGATTTAGCCTTGCCCCATGCGGACAATGGACGGCTAGAAATTTCTAAACATTTACAAGTGAAAGACCACCCCCATATTTTTGCCCTCGGCGATGTGGCTCAGCTGGAAAAAGAAATACCCATGACCGCACAAGTGGCAATTCAGCAGGCGGATGTGTGTGCCTGGAATTTACGATCCCTCATCGAAGAGAAGCCACTACTCACCTTTAACTTTTTTAATCTCGGTGAAATGCTGACCCTCGGCGAAGATAATGCCACCCTCAGCGGACTGGGCATCGAGCTAGACGGCAACCTTGCCCACCTCGCCCGCCGAATGGTTTATTTATATCGATTACCAACTTGGCAACATCAGCTCAATGTTGGGCTAAATTGGATGGTGCAACCTTTGGTAAAGTTGTTGGCAAATCAGGAGTCGTAG
- a CDS encoding RAMP superfamily CRISPR-associated protein translates to MARHIQTRWKISGIVKTETPIHVGGMGGDADTDLALAINGRGKYYIPGTSLAGAFRGWMGRILDDDDLKKIWGDHENDKRGASFIIIDDAEIKDNPNIEIREGVGIDRHTGAAADKAKYSRAILPKGITFPLEITFDCQNGQEPNELWQLLQALGHGDIRIGAAKTRGLGKIKLDKLTIRKHQLGNAKGLFNSLLSQNLKVKWEEEIKPNLEPYRSPSQLSLEIGWQPKDPVMVKAEGDGIAVDILPLVSQVNSDVRFVIPGSSIKGVLRAHAERIVRTVCHKSTQDDFLKQVELELVNKLFGSAEKKKNKPVPKGNKQQSQGNIGVLFVDDCYATLAMTAENWSAVENAAKTENEEFRDLKKTLGTALDTANGDNPFQTLQPAMHVAVDRWTGGAAEGMLYSVLEPIGVKWESIGIRLDLARLQKYGSNSELVKPAIALLLLVLRDFANRKIPIGYGTNRGMGTVAVTEMKLNSSPIDGLHDIENKQNIDANLLNLGDELLRDLTIAWQDWITQNSQNQEAA, encoded by the coding sequence ATGGCAAGACACATTCAGACTCGCTGGAAAATTAGCGGCATCGTTAAAACAGAAACACCGATTCATGTGGGTGGCATGGGTGGCGATGCAGACACCGATTTAGCATTAGCTATTAACGGTCGCGGCAAATATTACATTCCCGGCACAAGCCTCGCAGGAGCCTTTCGCGGTTGGATGGGACGAATACTTGATGATGACGATCTCAAAAAAATTTGGGGCGATCACGAAAATGACAAACGAGGAGCCAGTTTTATCATCATTGATGATGCCGAAATTAAAGACAATCCTAATATCGAAATTCGTGAAGGTGTGGGCATAGATCGCCACACAGGAGCTGCCGCTGACAAGGCAAAATATAGTCGCGCGATTCTGCCAAAAGGCATCACATTTCCTTTAGAAATCACCTTTGACTGCCAAAACGGTCAGGAACCCAATGAACTTTGGCAACTACTGCAGGCTTTAGGACATGGTGATATTCGCATTGGGGCAGCAAAAACCCGTGGTCTAGGAAAAATTAAGTTAGACAAACTCACCATTAGAAAACACCAATTAGGTAATGCAAAAGGTCTTTTTAATTCGCTACTTAGTCAAAATCTGAAGGTGAAATGGGAAGAGGAAATCAAGCCAAATTTAGAACCTTATCGATCGCCGTCTCAGTTAAGCCTTGAGATTGGTTGGCAGCCGAAAGATCCGGTGATGGTAAAAGCCGAAGGAGATGGCATTGCCGTTGATATTTTGCCCCTCGTTAGTCAGGTTAATTCCGATGTGCGGTTTGTGATTCCGGGCAGCTCAATTAAGGGGGTTTTACGTGCCCATGCCGAACGAATTGTCCGCACTGTTTGCCACAAATCAACTCAAGACGATTTTCTTAAGCAAGTTGAATTGGAATTAGTTAATAAGCTTTTCGGGTCTGCTGAGAAGAAAAAAAATAAACCAGTTCCAAAGGGTAATAAACAACAATCTCAAGGGAATATTGGCGTGCTTTTCGTTGATGATTGCTATGCCACTCTGGCGATGACGGCGGAAAATTGGTCGGCTGTCGAGAATGCCGCTAAAACGGAGAATGAGGAGTTTCGGGATTTAAAAAAGACTCTCGGCACTGCCCTAGACACGGCGAATGGCGACAATCCTTTTCAGACATTACAACCGGCGATGCACGTGGCGGTTGATCGTTGGACTGGTGGCGCAGCAGAAGGAATGCTTTACAGCGTACTCGAACCCATCGGCGTTAAGTGGGAGTCGATTGGTATTCGTTTAGATTTAGCGCGATTACAAAAGTATGGGTCAAATTCAGAGTTAGTAAAACCGGCGATCGCCCTTTTACTTCTTGTTCTGCGTGACTTTGCTAATCGAAAGATCCCCATTGGCTATGGCACGAATCGCGGTATGGGAACGGTTGCGGTGACAGAAATGAAACTTAATTCTAGTCCTATTGATGGCTTGCATGATATTGAGAATAAACAAAATATTGATGCGAATTTATTAAATCTTGGTGATGAGTTATTACGTGATTTAACAATAGCTTGGCAAGACTGGATTACTCAGAATTCTCAAAATCAGGAGGCAGCATGA